GGTTGATGAGACAATCTTTCTTCATCAGTAGAATAACGGAGGTAATCAGTGTGCAATCGAGCTTTCCATGCTCTAAAAAGCCTTTGCATACTACTTATCACAAAGCCTTGCAACTTATGCTCTCGCAGCCCGCCACAAACTTCAAATTTGTTCTGGACATATTGTAACATTATATTTGATATAATAATCATATGAATAAATCATGAATCTAAAGGAAATATAATATTAACAGAAATTTGTTACCTTGACCTATAACCATATTGCTTCTCCGTATTTCAAAACAATCTTTTGCCATTTTCCCTCTCGGAACGAGATATAGGTCCTCATGATCAAACCAGAGTAATTAACAATATCTCTAGCCCCGGAACCCACAGCTCTATCAATGTCATCTGGAATCATTATTGTGATTTTTCCTCCATACTTAGTTTTTATATCTACTGTTTTAGATTTATATTTCCCCTTCCTCTCTTTTTATTGATGCGAGAAACTGTaaagcaaaaaaaatatatatcatcACTACTGATTTTAATATATATCAGCTACAAAGAGTCTTAACTAACAAAGAGAGTGAATTTATCCGGCAGCTCTGGCCGGAATTTCAATAGATATGGGGGAATATAAGATTTTCTACAATGCAGATTTTAAATCATATGACATTACAGGGAGACATTCAGGTTCTGAAGTATGGTTCGACTGGTTCAAGCGTAGCAGACATTTAATGAGAAAAGTTACTATTAGCATTAGTGTCATGAAATGGTTGGTGGTTGCCTTCAATACAGCATTAGAAGAAAAGAGAAAGATAGTAAAGAGATGGCATACGAAGGAAGAACCTTGACACTCGAAGTTAGACTTAGCACATATTTAGTTAATAACCGATTTTAACGAAACACTCGAAGAGGAAGGACTTCTACTGATCCCAGAACAAAACCAATCCCCGACCTTGAAATTCCTAATAGAACTGCAGGACAACGACCTGAAACTGCTCCTCAACCTGAACCAAATAATTTTCATAATCatggaggatttggtcatatggGAGGATTGAGAGGATTGTTTCCCACAGCAACTGCAAGATTCGGTTACTTAGCTTCCAGTTTCATGGATTTCCTGGTCCGACAGCGTATCCTACCACATCAAATTACCCTTTTGGATATACTCCTGCATATCACGGGCCACATGTTCGTAATGCTCAAGACACAGCCCAAGTACAAGCAGATAGCAATCTCAAGTTTATGTTCTTACTTGTTGGTTTTCTTGTGCTCATTTATTTGTTGGGCTAAAGAATGGATTCAGTCTTGGCCTGATGCTAATGTGGCTGTCAGATTTTGTGCATGTGTATATGTCAACTCTGCACTCACTTTGAAGTTTCTTCTAACTTTGGTGATCTGTAGATGCTGGTACTTTGTTAATTTAATGTAACCAGTTTATTTTTCTGTGAAATATGTACATTTTGAATACTTAATTTGGTTCTAGCTCGTTTCTGCATTCCCTTTGGGTAAGAAAACCAAATAACACATGTTCTTGATGGCTTGTAATGCTTTTCAGTTATGTGCTTTTGGATCCAAGAAATGAGGACAGAAAAATAAAGGTTCACGACAAGATGTTTCGAATTCAGACGAAAGGTAAAAGGTTGATAGTTAAGAATCCAAAGAATGCTCTGCTGGTCTCAGAGAAACCTTATAAAAACACAAACCATGAAAATTTACCAAGTCATTCTCAAAATAAACGGTTTCTTTAATCTTAGTGAGATTTTTCTCTCCAAGAAAACCAAGTTCTTAGGCAAAGATTGTAACATTATCAATTTAAGaaacaaatcaaacaaaaatgaaCAACCCCACCTTAGAGCGACCAAATTTACGTCTACATTCATATCCAAGAATCACCATGAAAAAAGAATCCCATAGAGCAACAAAACAATTCAAGATCAGAAAATTTAAGGGATAATTCTGAGAAGAAATAAGCATTTGAAAAGGATCAGGAAAATAAGTCTACCCCATAATAATtgttatgtgatgatgaatgtctTTGTTCATGGGAAAATATAAAACCCTGAGAGAAACCACACATGTATGTATGTGTCTTAAACCCCCAGTTCTTTATACAGTTACTGGCTCTAACGGTTAAAGCCCGTAGATGCACTTGCCATTAATCAAAGGTCATTCTCCAAGCCCCCTCTACCCTAAAGGAGGATTTACAATAGGTCATTCTCCTTTTACGAGGGACTATAATAGAGAACTAACCTGCACCATTTTCAGCCTCTGGAGAGGAGCATGCATTTTCTTCTAGATTCCTTGATGATTGTGTCTCTGGAGATGTTCTTTGGAGAGGGTTACATGATATTTGTCCGGACTGTAGAGTTCCTTGACTTGGGTTACTTGATTGTCCTATCTCCAAAGGTACCTCGTTAATCCCTATTGATTGTATTTGTGGTTGAGACGTCGTTCCAGAATTTCCACGTCCTCAAAAATTGCCACGTCCACAGCCTGTCCCGCTTTTACCTCGTCCAGTTCCTCTCATTTCCTGCAACATCAGATTAAAAAAGGATAAGTATCATAATCAGAAATTAAagatgataaaatatatatttatatgttggaGAAAATATCAATTCATcaagcaaaatatcaaatcaatCATTTATAAAAATGTGGGACATTTTGCTCACAACAGTACCTTCATTGATGAAAATGTTAACAGTAAACCACTAGTTTTAATTAAACACTGATTCTATCTATAAAGAGAACTAATAAGAACAAAAATACAGAGAACTTCTATAAAAGTAAAGCTACAAACATCTTGGTTTTTAGTTTCATGTCAGCCTAATAAGAACAAAAATACAGAGAACTTCTCAAAACAAGATGTAGTCATCTATATCATCAGTTTTTGCTTCTTTATCTTCAAGAGGATGTATCAATGTCCTCTCCATCATTATCATCAAGTAActcttcttcgtcttcttcatTCTCGGATACATCTATATCATTGTCATTAATGAAAGCATCTTCCTCATTTCCTTGGTCATTGGTACGTAAAACAGTTTGTGGTTCAATATCATCCCTGTGTAAAGACACCTCAATCTCAGTTTCTTGGTCATTGGTACGCAAAATATTACATTCAACTTCCTCTTGTTGATAAACTTCTTCGTTAAGTAATGCTTCATCTTCAACTTCAGGAATATTGAAAAGGTCGCGAGGATTTGTCTTTACAACAACAAGCCAATCTTTATTGACCATGTCATTCAAGTAAAAGACTTGCTCGGACTGAGATGCCAACACAAATGGCTGATTTATATTCAAGGCACAATGAGTATTCACACTTGTAAAACCATATTTGTCAATCTTATATCCTCTTCCTAGGCGAGCCACATCCCACCAATGACACTTGAATAGGTAAACTTTCCTGTTCCCCACATAAGACAACTCATAAATGTCCTTTAATACACCATAATACTCCTTATTAGGGTCTGAATCATCTCCTCTAACAAGAACTCCACTGTTTTGTGTTTTTATCACAAGCTCTTTTGTTTGAAATCTAAATCCATTCACCATAAATGTTGAATATCGATGAACCAATGGGTCAGGACTGACAGCTAATCTTATGAGATCATCATTTGCGCATCCTTGTGCAGATAACACAAATATCTACAGAAACAAACAACACTATTATGACCAATATAACACCTTGGGATAATTACACTAATAGTAAAAGTGTCATTTAAGTAAACACCTACACGTGCACGAAACCAATCAAGAAACTCATTGTTATGCATCCCTAAGAGCTCTCATTGATCCTTGACTTTCAATCTCTCTCATGTATTCCCTACATTTTGTGTTAATGAAGATTAATTGAATTGTCTCAATGTGAAATTATCTTGAAATAAATAAGAGACTTACTCCAAGAATTGCGACACCTCTTCACAATTTTGAAGCACATACATGCATGCTTGGTTGAACTCATCATGAGGTAGCTTCTTGCTATCTGTAGCAGCACCTTTTGGTTGCCCACTGTTTTTAAAGATGGACATCTCACCTTTTGACCTAGATCCATTGTCATTTCTAGTTGGTTTATTGAACTTGGTTGAGATATTCTTTAAATATCGTGAGCAAAACGTGAGGCTTTTCTCTACCAAATAACCTTATGCAATTGAACCTTCTGGACGACCTAGGTTGCGTACATATGACTTAAGTGTTCGCAAATACCTATATATAGATTTCTGATTAATATAATTATAGAATATGATATTCTAAATATGTGGCATTTATATTATAGAAAGACATGTTACCTCTCAATAGGGTACATATCCCGATATTGAACTGGTCCACCAAGCTTTGCCTCTCTTGCCAAGTGAATTGTCAAATGAATCATGACATCAAAGAACGCCGGAAGAAAAACCATTTGAAGTTTGCACAATATGATAGGAATTTCAGCCTCTAGGATATCAAGATCTTCAATTGTCAAGCACTTAGAGTATAGATTCTTGAAAAATTTGGCTAAGGCTATAATTGGTTCACAGACTTCCTTAGGCAACAAACCACGTATAGCTACTGGAAAAATGTCTTGTAATAATACATGATGATCATGACACTTCAATCCATGTATCTTTTTCTCAAGTATGTTAACACACCTTGAAATGTTTGATGAAAAGGCATCTGGAACCTTCAAATTAGCTAAGAAATCACATACCTTCAACTTCTCTTGTAGGGACAATGCATAGCATGCCGCCGGTAACAAAATATTGTCCCCATCCTCAATTGGATGAAATCCTTGCCTGATTCCAAGGTCCACCAAATCATATCTACTTTTCAACGTGTCCTTTGTCTTTCCAACCATATTCATCACAGTTGATAAAATATTA
The nucleotide sequence above comes from Lycium barbarum isolate Lr01 chromosome 3, ASM1917538v2, whole genome shotgun sequence. Encoded proteins:
- the LOC132630351 gene encoding uncharacterized protein LOC132630351, yielding MTLLIPGPKCPGNDIDVYLQPMIEELKELWDGVETYDAHSKYNFLMCVALLWTINDFPAYGNLSGWSTKGKLACPCCHKDTQSVSLRNKLCYMGHRRFLPINHPWHRNRVLFDGKVEMGDAPSPLTGDEALMQLQDLGNVTYGKVQKRKRNVSNNAYNWRKKSIFFQLPYWKNHMLRHNLDVMHIERNVSDNILSTVMNMVGKTKDTLKSRYDLVDLGIRQGFHPIEDGDNILLPAACYALSLQEKLKVCDFLANLKVPDAFSSNISRCVNILEKKIHGLKCHDHHVLLQDIFPVAIRGLLPKEVCEPIIALAKFFKNLYSKCLTIEDLDILEAEIPIILCKLQMVFLPAFFDVMIHLTIHLAREAKLGGPVQYRDMYPIERSKGEMSIFKNSGQPKGAATDSKKLPHDEFNQACMYVLQNCEEIFVLSAQGCANDDLIRLAVSPDPLVHRYSTFMVNGFRFQTKELVIKTQNSGVLVRGDDSDPNKEYYGVLKDIYELSYVGNRKVYLFKCHWWDVARLGRGYKIDKYGFTSVNTHCALNINQPFVLASQSEQVFYLNDMVNKDWLVVVKTNPRDLFNIPEVEDEALLNEEVYQQEEVECNILRTNDQETEIEVSLHRDDIEPQTVLRTNDQGNEEDAFINDNDIDVSENEEDEEELLDDNDGEDIDTSS